The Haloarchaeobius sp. HME9146 genome includes a region encoding these proteins:
- a CDS encoding MBL fold metallo-hydrolase encodes MPDVRRISVSTDSSGSPEGGNSAYLLPERGVLVDPGPPGDETWDRLRDGIEDAGLGLTAIEHVLVTHWHADHTGAAPRLASEADATLWMHEVDAPLLSDYREARARRLERDAETLATWGVPQDRIDPLVEFDSRSPIPDSVPVRELADGESVEGVEVLHTPGHTAGHAAFVLGDEAFVGDAILRTVTPNVGGGDTRQENPLSRYLETLSRLEERVAVAHPGHGGEFALSDRTAELRSHHFERAERVFAVLGGDDTGESVTPWEVATALFGEMAGYHVKFGAGEAFAHLAHLEELGLVERVASDPATFALSDEVATGTAPVRQAWSIEPTDRG; translated from the coding sequence ATGCCCGACGTTCGACGCATCTCGGTCTCGACCGATTCCAGTGGCAGTCCCGAGGGCGGGAACAGTGCCTACCTGCTGCCGGAGCGCGGCGTCCTCGTCGACCCGGGCCCACCCGGCGACGAGACGTGGGACCGGCTGCGAGACGGTATCGAAGATGCAGGGCTTGGCCTCACTGCTATCGAGCACGTCCTGGTCACGCACTGGCACGCCGACCACACCGGGGCCGCCCCGCGACTCGCCAGCGAGGCCGACGCGACCCTCTGGATGCACGAGGTCGATGCACCCTTGCTCTCCGACTATCGCGAGGCTCGAGCGCGCCGACTCGAGCGCGATGCCGAGACCCTCGCAACTTGGGGTGTCCCACAGGACCGTATCGACCCGCTCGTCGAGTTCGATTCGCGGTCACCCATCCCGGACTCCGTCCCGGTCCGTGAACTTGCCGACGGCGAGTCCGTCGAAGGTGTCGAGGTGCTGCATACGCCGGGCCACACCGCTGGTCACGCGGCCTTCGTGCTCGGAGACGAGGCGTTCGTCGGTGACGCAATCCTCCGAACCGTCACACCGAACGTCGGTGGTGGTGACACCAGACAGGAGAACCCGCTGTCGCGGTATCTGGAAACCCTCTCGCGACTCGAAGAGCGCGTTGCGGTCGCGCATCCCGGCCACGGCGGCGAGTTCGCGCTCTCCGACAGAACTGCGGAACTCAGGAGCCACCACTTCGAGCGTGCCGAGCGTGTCTTCGCGGTACTCGGGGGCGACGACACGGGCGAGTCGGTGACTCCCTGGGAGGTAGCGACGGCGCTCTTCGGCGAGATGGCCGGCTACCATGTCAAGTTCGGCGCGGGCGAAGCGTTCGCGCACCTGGCACATCTCGAGGAACTCGGGCTCGTCGAACGTGTCGCTTCGGACCCTGCCACCTTCGCGCTCTCAGACGAAGTAGCGACGGGAACCGCCCCAGTCCGTCAGGCCTGGAGCATTGAACCGACGGACAGGGGCTGA
- a CDS encoding DUF3592 domain-containing protein → MSVQWSGVVFGLLFLVAGVGVAGFTVYGEYQDQQIADNAASVTGSVVGTDMESATEVDDGETEVEYYPRVDYEYTVDGTAYKGWRIYATTDLDKEAGELPGRDFDSRSAARNVLGQFQGQDTVTVYYDPADPSVAFLIPPRFDLLTALGGGAFGAIFSFAGIATAIKAFRGNLDSD, encoded by the coding sequence ATGAGTGTGCAGTGGAGCGGCGTCGTGTTCGGACTCCTGTTTTTGGTGGCCGGCGTCGGCGTGGCCGGCTTCACGGTCTACGGCGAGTACCAGGACCAGCAGATCGCGGACAACGCAGCGAGCGTCACCGGGTCGGTCGTCGGGACCGACATGGAGTCCGCGACCGAGGTCGACGACGGCGAGACAGAGGTCGAGTACTACCCCCGCGTCGACTACGAGTACACGGTCGACGGAACTGCGTACAAGGGCTGGCGAATCTACGCGACCACCGACCTCGACAAGGAAGCAGGGGAGCTGCCGGGCCGTGACTTCGACTCGCGGTCCGCCGCCCGGAACGTGCTCGGCCAGTTTCAGGGGCAGGACACCGTGACGGTCTACTACGACCCGGCCGACCCCAGCGTGGCGTTCCTGATTCCCCCGCGATTCGACCTGTTGACCGCCCTGGGCGGCGGGGCGTTCGGTGCGATATTCTCGTTCGCCGGCATCGCGACCGCGATCAAGGCCTTCCGCGGGAACCTCGACTCGGACTGA
- a CDS encoding DUF4870 domain-containing protein, whose product MAADSQQTVDPEYGSGDPTMRKNAGGSGLAPNVAGALAYVFGLLSGIVMLVVDGDDDFVRFHAMQSIGLSVVIFGLYLALGILTVVLSFVPVVGRILGVLTGLLFPLLGFGGFLLWVFMLYQAYQGNRFELPIIGPFAASN is encoded by the coding sequence ATGGCGGCCGACAGCCAGCAAACGGTCGACCCCGAATACGGGAGCGGCGACCCGACGATGCGGAAGAACGCGGGCGGCTCCGGCCTCGCGCCCAACGTCGCGGGGGCACTCGCGTACGTTTTCGGGCTCCTGAGCGGAATCGTGATGCTCGTCGTCGACGGCGACGACGACTTCGTACGGTTCCACGCCATGCAGAGCATCGGCCTCTCGGTCGTGATATTCGGCCTGTACCTCGCGCTCGGCATCCTCACCGTCGTCCTGTCGTTCGTCCCGGTGGTGGGGCGGATACTCGGCGTGTTGACGGGCCTGCTGTTCCCGCTGCTCGGGTTCGGCGGCTTCCTGCTGTGGGTGTTCATGCTGTACCAGGCCTACCAGGGCAACCGGTTCGAACTCCCGATAATCGGCCCGTTCGCGGCGTCCAACTGA
- a CDS encoding adenosylcobalamin-dependent ribonucleoside-diphosphate reductase has protein sequence MSTLSDPDPVARTVLEQRCLRRDDRGKVAETPGELLDRVSKTIASVEARYGNDPEVVADEFAAMLDALEFLPNSPVLMNAGTQRGQLAACFVLPVEDSLDSIFTAVKDAALIHQSGGGTGFSFSKLRPQGDVVKETGGVASGPVSFIRIFDVATEQVKQGGRRRGANMGVLAASHPDIEAFVTAKAEEGILRNFNLSVATDERFWDALERGEEFDLRNPRNRAVVDHIDPDALLDDIAAAAWAAGDPGLVFMDTVNAANPTPELGRIEATNPCGETPLLPYEACVLGSVNLARMTRDGAVDWDRLARTVRLGVRFLDDTIDACEFPLSEIEDIVSRNRKIGLGVMGFHDLLVDLGIPYDSADAVATAEDVMSFVSETAWDASATLADERGQFPNFSRSVLDRPVRNATTTAIAPTGTISLIAGCTSGIEPIYAVNYEKHVLGGLDILNARFVRLAKEHGFYSESLLQSLREQTSIQDVEAIPGEVRELFQTAHDVPGMRHLEIQAAFQQHTDNAVSKTVNLPENATPEDVRDLYEQARELGVKGITVFRSGSRREQVLGGDPLKEECVSECVEFA, from the coding sequence GTGTCGACGCTCAGTGACCCCGACCCGGTCGCACGGACCGTCCTCGAACAGCGGTGCCTCCGCCGTGACGACCGGGGGAAGGTGGCCGAGACGCCTGGCGAACTCCTCGACCGCGTCTCGAAGACCATCGCGAGCGTCGAAGCGCGCTACGGGAACGACCCGGAGGTCGTAGCCGACGAGTTCGCGGCGATGCTCGACGCGCTCGAATTCCTGCCGAACTCGCCGGTCCTGATGAACGCTGGTACCCAGCGCGGCCAGCTCGCGGCCTGCTTCGTCCTCCCGGTCGAGGACTCGCTCGACTCCATCTTCACCGCCGTGAAGGACGCCGCGCTCATCCACCAGAGCGGGGGTGGCACCGGGTTCTCGTTCTCGAAGCTCCGGCCACAGGGTGACGTGGTCAAGGAGACCGGTGGCGTCGCCAGCGGCCCGGTGAGCTTCATCCGCATCTTCGACGTTGCGACCGAGCAGGTGAAACAGGGTGGTCGCCGCCGCGGGGCGAACATGGGTGTACTTGCGGCCTCCCACCCGGACATCGAGGCGTTCGTCACCGCGAAGGCCGAGGAGGGCATCCTCAGAAATTTCAACCTCTCCGTCGCGACCGACGAGCGGTTCTGGGACGCGCTGGAACGGGGTGAGGAGTTCGACCTCCGCAACCCGCGGAACCGCGCGGTCGTCGACCACATCGACCCCGACGCGTTGCTGGACGACATCGCGGCCGCTGCCTGGGCCGCGGGCGACCCCGGTCTCGTCTTCATGGATACCGTCAACGCCGCGAACCCGACGCCCGAACTGGGGCGCATCGAGGCGACGAACCCCTGCGGAGAGACGCCGCTCCTGCCCTACGAGGCCTGCGTGCTCGGGTCGGTCAACCTCGCGCGGATGACCCGTGACGGGGCCGTGGACTGGGACCGGTTGGCCAGAACGGTCCGCCTCGGCGTCCGATTCCTCGACGACACCATCGATGCCTGCGAGTTCCCGCTGTCCGAGATCGAGGATATCGTCTCCCGCAACCGGAAGATCGGGCTGGGCGTGATGGGCTTTCACGACCTGCTCGTCGACCTGGGTATCCCGTACGACTCCGCGGATGCGGTCGCGACGGCCGAGGACGTGATGAGCTTCGTCTCGGAGACCGCCTGGGACGCGTCGGCCACACTCGCTGACGAGCGCGGGCAGTTCCCCAACTTCTCCCGGTCGGTGCTGGACCGGCCGGTCCGCAACGCGACCACGACCGCGATTGCACCCACTGGAACCATCTCACTCATCGCTGGCTGCACCTCGGGTATCGAGCCCATCTACGCCGTGAACTACGAGAAACACGTCCTCGGCGGGCTGGATATACTGAACGCCCGGTTCGTGCGGCTCGCGAAGGAGCACGGCTTCTACTCGGAGTCGCTCCTGCAGTCGCTCCGGGAGCAGACCTCGATTCAGGACGTCGAGGCGATACCCGGGGAGGTCCGGGAACTCTTCCAGACTGCCCACGACGTCCCGGGGATGCGCCACCTCGAGATCCAGGCCGCCTTCCAGCAGCACACCGACAACGCGGTGAGCAAGACCGTGAACCTGCCCGAGAATGCCACACCCGAAGACGTCCGTGACCTCTACGAGCAGGCCCGCGAACTCGGTGTGAAGGGTATCACCGTCTTCCGGAGCGGCTCACGGCGCGAGCAGGTCCTCGGTGGCGACCCCCTGAAGGAGGAGTGCGTCTCCGAGTGCGTCGAGTTCGCGTGA
- a CDS encoding MFS transporter — protein MAGMNRRRVVGTLFLVIFIDLLGFGILIPVIPLYAKAFGANEFTGSLLIATYSLFQFAGAPILGRLSDERGRRPVLLISLFGSVLAWTLFGVAGELGPVLGATNGLIVLFVARALAGAMGGNIATANAYMADITPPEDRAKGLGILGAAFGLGFVFGPAISGVVSSGAALALFRDVLPAAIPVTEFTMPSFTAAVLTAANLALAAVVLPEPPRREPTTAAGGGSRLRQLYDAVTSPDIGSLVIAFFLASFAFSAFESQFIFLTNDKLDYGTAENAVLLTYIGVLIAIVQGGLVGPLTERFGEYRLALAGTGIQVVTLPLVPFAVTSTVFPALGPVESGAVALTAVSTPLAFGNALTNVSLNALVSLNTGSDEQGGAFGLTQSAGSLARTFGPALAGLLYVAVAYWTPFLVAGVLFVPILLLLGRVARERVQPVAG, from the coding sequence ATCGCTGGCATGAACCGACGGCGGGTCGTCGGCACGCTCTTCCTCGTCATCTTCATCGACCTGCTCGGGTTCGGCATCCTCATCCCCGTCATCCCGCTCTACGCGAAGGCGTTCGGCGCGAACGAGTTCACCGGGAGCCTGCTCATCGCGACCTACTCCCTGTTCCAGTTCGCCGGTGCGCCCATCCTCGGCCGCCTCTCTGACGAGCGTGGTCGCCGTCCGGTCCTCCTCATCTCGCTGTTCGGGAGCGTCCTCGCGTGGACCCTCTTCGGCGTCGCGGGCGAACTCGGCCCGGTACTGGGTGCGACGAACGGCCTCATCGTGCTCTTCGTCGCCCGCGCACTCGCCGGGGCGATGGGTGGCAACATCGCGACCGCGAACGCCTACATGGCGGACATCACGCCGCCGGAGGACCGCGCGAAGGGGCTCGGCATCCTCGGGGCAGCCTTCGGCCTCGGGTTCGTCTTCGGGCCGGCTATCTCCGGCGTCGTCTCCAGCGGGGCAGCCCTGGCGCTCTTCCGTGACGTACTGCCGGCCGCCATCCCCGTCACGGAGTTCACGATGCCGTCGTTCACCGCGGCCGTGCTGACCGCAGCCAACCTCGCCCTCGCCGCGGTCGTCCTCCCCGAGCCGCCCCGGCGCGAGCCCACGACTGCGGCCGGAGGCGGCTCTCGCCTTCGCCAACTCTACGACGCGGTCACCTCGCCGGACATCGGCTCGCTCGTCATCGCGTTCTTCCTCGCCAGCTTCGCCTTCTCGGCGTTCGAGAGCCAGTTCATCTTCCTCACGAACGACAAACTCGACTACGGGACGGCTGAGAACGCCGTCTTGCTCACCTACATCGGCGTCCTCATCGCCATCGTGCAGGGCGGGCTGGTCGGCCCGCTGACCGAGCGCTTCGGCGAGTACCGACTCGCACTCGCGGGCACCGGTATCCAGGTCGTGACGCTCCCGCTCGTTCCCTTCGCCGTGACCTCGACCGTGTTCCCCGCGCTGGGGCCGGTCGAGTCGGGCGCAGTCGCCCTAACCGCGGTCTCCACCCCGCTCGCGTTCGGCAACGCCCTCACGAACGTCTCCCTGAACGCGCTCGTCTCGCTGAACACCGGGTCGGATGAGCAGGGCGGCGCGTTCGGCCTCACACAGTCGGCTGGCAGCCTCGCCCGGACGTTCGGGCCCGCGCTTGCAGGCTTGCTGTACGTCGCGGTCGCCTACTGGACGCCGTTCCTCGTCGCCGGCGTGCTGTTCGTCCCCATCCTCCTGCTGCTCGGGCGGGTCGCCCGGGAACGCGTGCAGCCCGTGGCTGGGTGA
- a CDS encoding cytochrome P450: MTQGRTPPAPSGLPLVGHAASFARDPFGFIERSVASTGDAFQMRFPGRDVYVLAHPDHIETSLTNREAFAKLDDFQVAFGDALLAVEGDQWRRQRHAMEPFFSPTRIHEYAETMVDITADRVDGWPPGESVRIDEEMKSLALHNLFEVVLGQSLSEAEADDLAETAYALNLWFEPATWALPNWVPTPARRGFHRGEQELRDRARRILENSGDGDGEESLLSRLAALRDDPDSGFDETEVLDQVVGMIFAGHETTALAMTYALHQLAAHPEVAARFHAELDEVVDGKPTLAELQEMEYLDRIIHETLRLYPPVHAIPRVMREPAEVGDYVVPEGSDVLLSVWNVHHDSRFYDDPWTFDPDRWADTTPRGRGYAYVPFGAGPRICIGRHFARLEMKAVLATVGQRYSLDVDDDAVEVDPQMTLQPAEPVLARVERREE; this comes from the coding sequence ATGACACAGGGTCGTACCCCGCCCGCCCCATCGGGCCTCCCGCTGGTCGGCCACGCTGCCTCCTTCGCCAGGGACCCGTTCGGGTTCATCGAACGGTCGGTCGCCTCGACCGGCGACGCGTTCCAGATGCGATTCCCGGGCCGAGACGTCTACGTCCTCGCCCACCCGGACCACATCGAGACGAGTCTGACGAACCGTGAGGCGTTCGCGAAACTCGACGACTTCCAGGTCGCCTTCGGCGATGCACTGCTCGCGGTGGAGGGCGACCAGTGGCGACGACAGCGCCACGCGATGGAGCCGTTCTTCAGCCCCACCCGTATCCACGAGTACGCCGAGACCATGGTCGACATCACGGCGGACCGGGTCGATGGCTGGCCCCCGGGTGAGTCGGTCCGCATCGACGAGGAGATGAAATCCCTCGCCCTGCACAACCTGTTCGAGGTCGTCCTCGGGCAGTCGCTCTCGGAGGCAGAGGCCGACGACCTCGCCGAGACCGCCTACGCCCTCAACCTCTGGTTCGAACCCGCCACCTGGGCGCTTCCGAACTGGGTGCCGACCCCAGCCCGGCGAGGCTTCCACCGGGGTGAACAGGAACTCCGCGACCGGGCGCGACGCATCCTCGAGAACTCCGGTGACGGTGACGGCGAAGAAAGCCTCCTCTCGCGGCTTGCGGCGCTGCGCGACGACCCGGACTCGGGCTTCGACGAGACCGAGGTGCTCGACCAGGTCGTCGGGATGATCTTCGCCGGCCACGAGACCACCGCCCTCGCGATGACGTACGCGCTACACCAGCTCGCTGCCCATCCCGAGGTTGCGGCGCGGTTCCACGCCGAGCTCGACGAGGTCGTCGACGGCAAGCCCACCCTCGCGGAGTTGCAGGAGATGGAGTACCTCGACAGGATCATCCACGAGACGCTGCGGCTCTACCCACCGGTCCACGCGATTCCCCGGGTGATGCGGGAGCCGGCCGAGGTCGGTGACTACGTCGTTCCGGAGGGTTCCGACGTCCTGCTCTCCGTCTGGAACGTGCACCACGATTCGCGGTTCTACGACGACCCGTGGACGTTCGACCCGGACCGCTGGGCGGACACGACACCACGGGGGCGCGGGTACGCCTACGTCCCGTTCGGTGCCGGCCCGCGGATCTGCATCGGGCGGCATTTCGCCCGCCTGGAGATGAAGGCCGTCCTCGCCACGGTCGGCCAGCGGTATTCGCTCGACGTCGACGACGACGCGGTCGAGGTCGACCCACAGATGACGCTACAGCCCGCGGAGCCGGTGCTGGCGCGGGTCGAGCGGCGGGAGGAATGA
- a CDS encoding dual specificity protein phosphatase has protein sequence MDEVSDDLFVSGIEAASDRAQLQANDITAVVSVTHESPDGDIPSGLDHRHLPMMDGPRNDREAFEQAVTEAIELLQAGERVLVHCSWGSSRSAAVAATAMALHRGRDIGDAFETVAAGRKEVDPHPELVRRAVSVWEDRRD, from the coding sequence ATGGACGAAGTCTCCGACGACCTGTTCGTGAGTGGAATCGAGGCGGCCAGTGACCGGGCGCAGCTACAGGCGAACGACATCACCGCGGTCGTCTCCGTGACCCACGAGTCGCCGGACGGTGACATCCCATCCGGGCTCGACCATCGACACCTCCCGATGATGGACGGCCCCAGGAACGACCGCGAAGCGTTCGAGCAGGCCGTCACAGAGGCGATTGAACTGCTCCAGGCTGGCGAGCGCGTCCTCGTCCACTGTTCGTGGGGGTCCTCGCGTAGCGCGGCCGTCGCAGCGACGGCGATGGCGCTCCACCGGGGCCGTGACATCGGCGACGCGTTCGAGACCGTCGCGGCAGGAAGGAAAGAGGTCGACCCGCATCCCGAACTGGTCCGCCGGGCGGTGTCGGTCTGGGAAGACCGCCGGGACTGA
- a CDS encoding ABC transporter ATP-binding protein translates to MIHLDAVTVGYDDPVVSDVSFSVDRGECVALLGPNGVGKSTLLRSILGLRDPLSGTITVDGDDVTGLERGTIASRLGYVPQSESGGLPSTVFETVLTGRKPHTSWRPTEADREVVGDVLAQVGITDLAMRSLSDLSGGQRQQVRLARALAQEPDGLVLDEPTSSLDLRHQLDVLEHVRELTDDGLAVVFALHDLELAVRYADTLVFLADGEVVEVGGPDIVSADLVSEVYGIEARVVEVDGHTVVIPGA, encoded by the coding sequence GTGATTCACCTCGATGCGGTCACGGTCGGCTACGACGACCCGGTCGTCTCGGACGTGTCGTTCTCGGTCGACCGTGGCGAGTGTGTAGCCCTGCTGGGTCCAAACGGCGTCGGGAAGTCAACCTTGCTCCGGTCGATTCTCGGGCTGCGTGACCCGCTCTCGGGGACCATCACCGTCGATGGAGACGATGTGACGGGACTCGAACGAGGCACCATCGCGAGCCGGCTGGGCTACGTCCCGCAGTCCGAATCCGGGGGACTTCCCTCGACGGTGTTCGAGACGGTACTGACGGGCCGAAAACCCCACACCTCGTGGCGGCCGACCGAGGCAGACCGCGAGGTCGTCGGCGACGTGTTGGCACAGGTCGGCATCACCGACCTCGCGATGCGGTCGCTGTCGGACCTCTCCGGAGGACAGCGCCAGCAGGTCCGGCTGGCCCGGGCGCTCGCACAGGAACCGGATGGGCTCGTCCTCGACGAACCGACGAGCAGCCTCGACCTGCGTCACCAGCTCGACGTGCTCGAGCACGTGCGTGAACTGACCGACGATGGGCTGGCCGTCGTCTTCGCGCTGCACGACCTCGAACTCGCGGTCCGCTATGCCGATACGCTGGTGTTCCTCGCGGACGGCGAGGTCGTCGAAGTCGGTGGTCCGGACATCGTGTCCGCCGACCTCGTGAGCGAGGTGTACGGTATCGAGGCGCGCGTGGTGGAGGTCGACGGACACACGGTTGTCATCCCCGGGGCGTAG
- a CDS encoding iron ABC transporter permease, which translates to MTDTQSDAAQPADQSLGSDAVAAYERHVRQKVLVVGGLVGLLLVLATYALLTGPISIPLRSLPAILLGQTGGRGATVIWNIRLPRIVAAVGAGFGLAVAGTVLQSLLRNPLASPYTLGISQAAAFGAAVAIVVLGDGSSTTSSAFDWVPYLTTLSAFASALLSTVAILLVARLKRATPETLVLTGIALGAFFAAGTSALEYFATNVQLAALIAWKFGTVSGATWDGNLVLWVVVTVASLYFVRRAWAYEVLDAGDDTARSLGVNVTRIRLVGMIVASLVTAVVVSLFGVIGFVGLVVPHIVRRVIGGDERFLVVASSVAGGVLLLASDIVARAIIAPVVLPVGIVTAFVGVPLFLYLIVNGREYW; encoded by the coding sequence GTGACGGACACGCAATCGGACGCCGCGCAACCTGCGGACCAATCGCTCGGGAGCGATGCGGTCGCCGCGTACGAGCGCCACGTCCGCCAGAAGGTCCTCGTCGTCGGTGGGCTCGTCGGGCTGTTGCTGGTGCTCGCGACCTATGCGCTCCTGACGGGGCCGATTTCCATCCCACTTCGGTCGCTGCCTGCCATCCTGCTCGGGCAGACGGGCGGCCGGGGCGCGACCGTCATCTGGAACATCCGGCTCCCCCGCATCGTGGCCGCGGTCGGGGCGGGCTTCGGGCTCGCGGTCGCGGGAACCGTCCTCCAGAGCCTGCTCCGGAACCCGCTGGCTTCTCCGTACACCCTCGGTATCTCGCAGGCGGCCGCGTTCGGGGCTGCGGTCGCCATCGTCGTCTTGGGAGACGGGTCGTCGACGACCAGTTCGGCGTTCGACTGGGTGCCCTACCTGACGACCCTGAGCGCCTTCGCAAGCGCACTGCTGTCGACGGTCGCCATCCTGCTCGTCGCGCGTCTCAAGCGGGCCACGCCCGAGACGCTCGTGCTCACGGGCATCGCGCTCGGGGCGTTCTTCGCGGCCGGCACCTCGGCGCTGGAGTACTTCGCGACCAACGTCCAGCTCGCGGCGCTCATCGCCTGGAAGTTCGGGACCGTCTCCGGCGCGACCTGGGACGGGAATCTAGTCCTGTGGGTCGTGGTAACCGTGGCGAGCCTCTACTTCGTCCGCCGGGCGTGGGCCTACGAGGTGCTCGACGCCGGCGACGACACGGCGCGCTCGCTCGGGGTGAACGTCACCCGGATCCGACTCGTCGGGATGATCGTCGCCTCGCTGGTGACCGCGGTCGTGGTCTCGCTGTTCGGCGTCATCGGCTTCGTCGGCCTCGTCGTCCCGCACATCGTGCGACGGGTCATCGGCGGCGACGAACGCTTTCTCGTCGTCGCTTCCAGCGTGGCTGGCGGGGTGCTCTTGCTCGCCTCGGATATCGTCGCGCGAGCCATCATCGCCCCGGTCGTCCTCCCCGTGGGCATCGTCACGGCCTTCGTCGGCGTGCCACTGTTCCTCTACCTCATCGTGAACGGGAGGGAGTACTGGTGA
- a CDS encoding ABC transporter substrate-binding protein, with protein MTEQRSRRRLLQGLGALAVGGSTALAGCSTTSEAPETGANPTDTSAGGGTDTTGGGDSEKSGEQTVTDAVGRTVTVPADVERVVGLGSGALRFVVYAGGVERVVGVEQLETSNADRPFRPYTLANMQLTELPTVGTRKSPDLERVLQTDPDVVIAGYASKSDANTMQDQLGVPVVSIKPGGLTEELESSFFGSLDLLGTILGTEDRVAELRTFVEDTLADLESRAGGIETKPQGYVGYLGRGKHGLTFTQPSYVPFTFGGVTNVAAGATGSGDGGGGGGDGGGGGGGGGGGGGGGGGGGGGGGGGKGASRIEIDPETLIKWDPEVLFVDLGTETYEALDAPEYQDVTAIANDDVYAVMPTRDYGTNFGTVIADAYAVGAAANPDAYDVDPVAKADEIYEAFVGEGVYEGVVDAYGRGYGPMN; from the coding sequence ATGACGGAACAACGTTCGCGTCGTCGCCTCCTCCAGGGACTCGGCGCGCTGGCTGTGGGAGGGAGTACGGCACTGGCTGGCTGCAGCACGACCTCGGAAGCACCGGAAACCGGGGCGAACCCGACCGATACGTCTGCTGGAGGCGGCACGGACACGACGGGCGGTGGCGACTCGGAGAAGTCGGGCGAACAGACGGTGACGGACGCCGTCGGTCGGACCGTGACGGTTCCCGCCGACGTCGAGCGGGTCGTCGGGCTCGGCTCGGGGGCGCTCCGGTTCGTCGTCTACGCGGGTGGCGTCGAGCGGGTCGTCGGGGTCGAACAACTGGAGACCTCGAACGCGGACCGGCCCTTCCGGCCGTACACGCTGGCGAACATGCAGCTCACCGAGTTGCCGACCGTCGGTACCCGGAAGAGCCCGGACCTCGAACGTGTGCTCCAGACCGACCCAGACGTGGTCATCGCGGGCTACGCGAGCAAGTCCGACGCGAACACGATGCAGGACCAGCTCGGCGTCCCCGTCGTCTCCATCAAGCCGGGTGGGCTGACCGAGGAACTCGAAAGTTCCTTCTTCGGGTCGCTCGACCTCCTGGGCACCATCCTGGGAACCGAGGACCGTGTCGCAGAACTCCGAACCTTCGTCGAGGACACGCTGGCCGATCTGGAATCACGAGCCGGGGGAATCGAGACGAAGCCGCAGGGTTACGTGGGCTACCTCGGTCGCGGCAAGCATGGGCTCACCTTCACCCAGCCGAGCTACGTCCCGTTCACCTTCGGCGGCGTTACGAACGTCGCGGCCGGGGCGACCGGGAGTGGTGACGGTGGCGGCGGTGGGGGAGACGGAGGCGGTGGGGGCGGTGGTGGCGGCGGTGGTGGTGGAGGCGGCGGAGGCGGCGGTGGTGGCGGCGGTGGCGGCAAGGGAGCCTCCCGCATCGAGATCGACCCCGAGACGCTCATCAAGTGGGACCCCGAGGTGCTGTTCGTCGACCTCGGCACTGAGACGTACGAGGCGCTCGACGCGCCCGAGTACCAGGACGTCACAGCCATCGCGAACGACGACGTCTACGCCGTCATGCCGACCCGTGACTACGGGACGAACTTCGGGACGGTCATTGCCGACGCCTACGCGGTGGGCGCGGCCGCCAACCCCGACGCCTACGACGTGGACCCCGTCGCGAAGGCCGACGAGATATACGAGGCCTTCGTCGGCGAAGGTGTTTATGAAGGAGTTGTCGACGCCTACGGTCGCGGTTACGGACCGATGAACTAA